A region of Chitinophaga horti DNA encodes the following proteins:
- a CDS encoding glycoside hydrolase family 76 protein, producing the protein MKKFLHAMRAGLIMCLYATPLLLSQNARSQSTVYNGPAEALQGVLHSSFISSNGQYYNQTSGGAHTGFNYWWNANGIDALTDGYLRTRSNTYKTRMKNLLYGIKASNGNTYLNYFYDDMEWMAISCLRAYQHTGDTAYLNAVNALWTDLQTGMHPERSYALQWNKGTPNSFNACANAPALIFMLRLYQTNGNATILSRAQSIYNWMKSTLVNPTTGEVYDSYDAGTNTVNTNPGWVFSYNVGTWIGAALEMYQVTGNSTYLNDAILSAEHAMTSRLSNGVFYTNETGGGDGGLFKGIFVRYFTLLAREGALSSSTRNRYINAIKTSALGLNGRGINSANLLANPNWTTKPGATTDYSTQLSAVMLFEAAATLDQAFFYKDLNYGGYSIGFTPGSYTHNAMVARGALNDDLTSFTLPEGYSLTLYADDNYLGASTVRTASSNWIGADWNDRTSSFVLNRTTGDGLKGEYYQGMNFNTHKLTRTEDKIDFNWYTGSPDYTMRADSFSVRWTGRIKPRYSETYTFYLNSDNGRRLWINNVLVIDQWVDNWGVEYSATVTLNANQLYDIKLEYFEHNGGADCKLEWASTSQAREVVPASQFYTPPSGARQAAPAATPVLNKAGFTLGPNPFSDRVRITVANTTAARLDVKLYNLNGAPARGVQQIDNGQFANLSGLPAGMYIIRVAAGEQVFTKQILKQ; encoded by the coding sequence ATGAAAAAGTTTCTACACGCTATGCGTGCGGGCCTTATTATGTGCCTGTATGCCACTCCCCTGTTACTTTCGCAAAATGCCCGTTCGCAGTCCACCGTGTATAACGGTCCGGCCGAAGCGTTGCAAGGCGTATTGCACTCCTCGTTCATTTCATCCAACGGCCAGTATTACAACCAGACCAGCGGCGGTGCACATACTGGTTTCAATTACTGGTGGAACGCCAACGGCATCGATGCGCTTACCGACGGCTACCTGCGTACCCGCAGCAACACCTACAAAACCCGGATGAAGAATCTCCTCTACGGCATCAAAGCATCCAATGGCAACACCTATCTCAATTACTTTTATGATGATATGGAATGGATGGCCATCTCCTGCCTGCGCGCCTACCAGCACACCGGCGACACTGCGTACCTGAACGCCGTAAACGCTCTGTGGACCGACCTGCAAACGGGCATGCACCCCGAGCGCAGTTATGCCCTGCAATGGAACAAAGGCACGCCGAACAGCTTTAATGCCTGCGCCAATGCGCCGGCCCTGATCTTCATGCTGCGACTGTATCAAACCAATGGTAATGCCACCATCCTCAGCCGCGCGCAAAGCATTTATAACTGGATGAAAAGTACGCTCGTCAACCCGACTACCGGCGAAGTGTACGACAGCTACGATGCCGGCACCAATACCGTGAACACGAATCCCGGTTGGGTATTTTCGTACAACGTAGGTACCTGGATTGGCGCGGCGCTGGAGATGTACCAGGTAACCGGTAACAGCACCTACCTGAACGACGCCATCCTTTCGGCAGAACATGCGATGACGAGCCGCCTGTCCAACGGAGTATTCTATACAAATGAAACCGGCGGCGGCGATGGCGGTTTGTTCAAAGGCATCTTCGTTCGTTACTTCACGTTGCTGGCACGCGAAGGCGCGCTCAGTTCCTCCACCCGCAACCGTTATATCAACGCCATCAAGACAAGCGCGCTCGGGCTGAATGGCCGCGGTATCAACAGTGCCAACCTGCTCGCCAATCCCAACTGGACCACTAAACCGGGCGCCACCACGGATTACTCCACGCAACTAAGCGCCGTGATGCTGTTCGAAGCCGCTGCTACCCTCGACCAGGCCTTCTTTTACAAAGACCTGAACTACGGTGGCTACTCCATCGGCTTTACACCCGGCAGTTACACACACAACGCTATGGTAGCCCGCGGCGCACTGAACGACGATCTCACATCGTTCACGTTACCGGAAGGCTATTCCCTCACCTTATATGCTGATGATAATTACCTCGGCGCTTCCACCGTACGCACCGCCAGCAGCAACTGGATCGGCGCCGACTGGAATGACCGCACTTCTTCGTTCGTACTGAACCGCACTACCGGCGACGGGCTCAAAGGCGAGTACTACCAGGGCATGAATTTCAACACCCATAAACTGACACGCACGGAAGATAAGATCGACTTCAACTGGTACACCGGTTCGCCGGACTACACCATGCGCGCCGACAGCTTCTCCGTTCGGTGGACAGGCCGCATTAAACCACGTTATTCCGAAACGTATACGTTTTACCTCAACAGCGACAACGGCCGCAGGTTATGGATCAATAATGTGCTGGTGATCGATCAGTGGGTTGATAACTGGGGCGTGGAGTATTCGGCGACCGTAACGCTGAACGCCAACCAGCTCTACGACATCAAACTGGAATATTTTGAACATAATGGTGGTGCTGATTGTAAACTCGAGTGGGCCAGTACCTCACAAGCGCGCGAAGTGGTGCCTGCCAGCCAGTTCTACACGCCGCCTTCCGGCGCAAGACAGGCAGCACCGGCCGCTACACCGGTACTGAACAAAGCCGGCTTCACACTCGGCCCGAACCCGTTCAGCGACCGCGTACGCATTACAGTTGCCAACACCACGGCGGCGCGGCTGGACGTAAAGCTGTATAACCTGAACGGTGCTCCGGCTAGGGGTGTGCAGCAGATCGATAATGGTCAGTTTGCGAATTTGAGCGGATTACCCGCCGGCATGTATATCATCAGGGTAGCAGCGGGCGAACAGGTATTTACAAAACAAATATTGAAGCAATAA
- a CDS encoding SGNH/GDSL hydrolase family protein: MMPFRLLPVLALFACSNGTAQTPVKSNDARIRYTGRVAFSDSAAQLSWSATSVKVNFTGTGLKALLKDEKGLNTYNVIIDGHITQKLELDSTKKLYTLAAGLPAGNHQLELFRRTEWEFGKTWLYELQPAAQTTLLKAPAAAKRKIEFFGNSITCAYAVEDTSGKDRGTAPYENAWLSYATITARHFGADAHLTARSGIGILVSWSPIIMPEIYDRTDPTDPQSRWNFSSYTPDVVVINLFQNDSWLVNLPNHEQFKARFNGQKPGEAQIVAAYAAFVKKIRSHYPKATIICALGNMDITRKGSPWPGYVEKAVASLNDKRMHTCFFPYKDSPGHPSVNEQQAMADKLIAFIGAKMGW, from the coding sequence ATGATGCCATTTCGTTTACTGCCTGTACTCGCGCTATTCGCCTGTTCCAACGGCACCGCGCAAACGCCTGTTAAAAGCAATGATGCCCGTATCCGTTATACCGGCCGTGTGGCGTTCTCCGATTCCGCCGCTCAATTGTCCTGGTCTGCCACGTCTGTAAAAGTAAACTTTACCGGCACCGGATTAAAAGCTTTATTGAAAGATGAAAAGGGATTAAATACCTATAACGTTATCATCGACGGCCACATCACACAAAAGCTGGAACTGGATTCGACGAAGAAGCTGTACACCCTTGCCGCCGGACTACCAGCAGGTAACCACCAGCTGGAATTGTTCCGCCGTACGGAATGGGAGTTTGGTAAGACCTGGCTGTACGAACTGCAACCTGCGGCCCAAACAACCTTATTAAAAGCCCCCGCTGCTGCGAAACGTAAGATCGAGTTCTTCGGCAATTCCATCACCTGCGCTTATGCCGTAGAAGATACCTCCGGCAAAGACCGCGGCACCGCACCTTACGAAAACGCCTGGCTCAGTTACGCCACCATCACCGCCCGACACTTCGGTGCGGACGCGCACCTGACCGCCCGGAGTGGCATTGGTATTTTGGTCAGCTGGAGCCCGATCATCATGCCAGAGATCTACGATCGCACTGATCCCACTGATCCGCAAAGTCGCTGGAACTTTTCCAGTTACACGCCCGATGTCGTAGTGATCAACCTTTTCCAAAATGACTCCTGGCTGGTGAACCTCCCTAACCACGAACAGTTCAAAGCCCGCTTCAACGGCCAGAAGCCCGGCGAAGCCCAGATCGTAGCTGCGTATGCCGCATTCGTTAAAAAGATCCGCAGCCATTACCCGAAGGCCACTATCATTTGCGCCCTCGGTAATATGGACATCACCCGCAAAGGTTCGCCATGGCCGGGTTACGTTGAGAAAGCGGTAGCTTCCCTGAATGATAAACGTATGCACACCTGTTTCTTCCCTTATAAAGATAGTCCCGGCCACCCGTCGGTGAACGAGCAGCAGGCGATGGCGGATAAGTTGATTGCGTTTATTGGGGCGAAGATGGGGTGGTAA
- a CDS encoding RNA polymerase sigma factor → MFIPEIRLTGLVNTLHNEKWLLQQVSEGDENSFEQLYRHYYPRLRPFVCKHTGSDAQAEEIIQETFIRIWLNREKLPEVTHFSAWVYKVASREFLTALRKKLTYEEKIGALQYAAGEVASSPFEQMQVREIKALVSEAVERLPDQRRRVFRMSRDQGLKVNEIAEQLSISPQTVKNMLTTSLRQIREHLAAAGHPYLLIYLILNIL, encoded by the coding sequence ATGTTTATACCCGAAATCAGATTGACCGGTTTGGTAAATACCTTACATAACGAGAAGTGGCTGCTCCAACAAGTGTCGGAGGGAGATGAGAACAGTTTTGAACAGCTGTACCGGCATTACTATCCGCGGCTTCGTCCATTTGTCTGCAAACACACCGGTTCCGACGCACAGGCGGAGGAAATCATCCAGGAAACATTTATCCGCATCTGGCTCAACCGCGAGAAGCTGCCTGAAGTGACGCATTTCAGCGCCTGGGTGTACAAAGTTGCGTCGCGGGAATTCCTGACCGCCCTGCGCAAAAAACTGACGTACGAAGAAAAGATCGGTGCGCTGCAATATGCTGCCGGGGAAGTGGCCTCTTCGCCCTTTGAACAAATGCAGGTGCGGGAAATAAAAGCCCTGGTGAGCGAAGCGGTAGAGCGGCTGCCCGACCAGCGCCGTCGCGTGTTTCGCATGAGCCGCGACCAGGGTTTGAAGGTAAACGAGATCGCTGAACAGTTGTCGATATCGCCACAAACCGTTAAAAACATGCTGACTACCTCGCTCAGGCAGATCCGCGAACACCTGGCGGCTGCAGGCCATCCTTACTTGTTGATCTACCTCATCCTGAACATCCTGTAA
- a CDS encoding FecR family protein yields the protein MSTPRGGQFRATLPDGSKVWLNAASSITYPTAFGDKERRVQVKGEVYIEVAENAQLPFFLNASPVEIAVLGTAFNVSAYEDETHITTTLVSGSIAVNAGGRATPVKPGQQAAYANDVFQLNEQADVEQATAWKKGVFYFKDAGLDVVLRELARWYDVQVVYEGVVPRRSFRGEIGRDLSLQQVLKGLGDMGVKFRIEDGRRLVVTP from the coding sequence TTGTCAACTCCCCGCGGCGGCCAGTTTCGCGCCACATTGCCGGATGGCAGTAAGGTGTGGCTGAACGCTGCCTCGTCCATCACGTATCCTACCGCCTTCGGCGACAAGGAGCGGAGGGTGCAGGTGAAGGGCGAAGTATATATAGAAGTTGCGGAGAACGCGCAGCTGCCTTTCTTCCTGAACGCCTCACCGGTGGAAATCGCCGTGCTGGGTACCGCTTTTAACGTATCAGCTTATGAAGATGAAACACACATCACGACTACGCTCGTCAGCGGCAGCATTGCCGTAAACGCGGGCGGTCGCGCTACGCCGGTGAAGCCGGGTCAGCAGGCTGCTTACGCAAATGATGTTTTCCAGCTGAACGAGCAGGCCGATGTGGAACAGGCGACTGCCTGGAAGAAGGGTGTGTTTTATTTCAAAGATGCGGGTCTGGACGTGGTATTACGCGAACTCGCCCGCTGGTATGACGTGCAGGTGGTATATGAAGGCGTGGTGCCGCGCCGCTCTTTCAGAGGCGAAATTGGCCGTGACCTCTCGCTGCAACAGGTGTTGAAAGGCCTGGGCGATATGGGCGTAAAATTCAGGATAGAAGACGGGCGCCGCCTGGTGGTGACGCCATAA
- a CDS encoding DinB family protein: protein MQKELAQQAAQAVAEMGTTFALFAHQKVNEVPFAGSWTPAQVVEHTLLSAEGCIALLDGDTSETTRDATAHVQELRDMFLNFDIKMQSPPDIVPPDTTYDKAALTDRLNTLRKTAERVIAARDLSRTCTTFEFPTIGYLTGLEVANFFIVHTQRHAHQLKNIYGAMVQ, encoded by the coding sequence ATGCAAAAAGAACTCGCACAACAGGCCGCACAGGCCGTAGCCGAAATGGGCACCACGTTCGCATTATTCGCTCATCAAAAAGTAAATGAAGTGCCTTTCGCCGGCAGCTGGACGCCCGCGCAGGTAGTGGAACATACGTTGCTGTCTGCCGAAGGCTGCATCGCCCTGCTCGACGGCGATACCTCCGAAACCACCCGCGATGCCACTGCGCATGTACAGGAGCTGCGCGACATGTTTCTCAATTTCGATATCAAGATGCAGTCACCGCCCGATATTGTACCACCGGATACAACGTACGACAAGGCCGCGCTCACCGATCGTCTCAACACACTGCGAAAAACGGCGGAGCGGGTCATTGCAGCCCGTGACCTGTCACGCACCTGCACCACGTTCGAGTTCCCAACCATAGGATACCTTACTGGTTTGGAAGTGGCTAACTTCTTCATTGTACACACGCAACGGCATGCTCATCAATTAAAGAATATTTATGGTGCGATGGTGCAATAG
- a CDS encoding ABC transporter permease yields the protein MIKSYFLSSFRFLRKNKLFTGINVFGLAIGTLCCLYILCYVTGHLRYDRHHAEADGIYRVTTSIKLPSSSRDMATASPPIAAAMKQDFGEVKQYTRVIPTLGVNQHLLRYQGNTYYEPQALLTDSTFFDVFSYHFVYGNPKTVFKEPYTMVLRKDVAEKLFGDKDPVGQLVELDNAWEKRPLKVTGVFDESLGASHLEAGMFICINGYSEDIGNNKTWSGNNYTHTYVKLHPQANAAALERKLPAFLERHGGEEMKRGGVSKVLHLQPLTEIHTTAGLAADTGKPVSRTFLYILVLIAVLIQVIACINFMNLSTARAAKRAREVGVRKVIGAGKFSLIAQFLGESFLLSLISVLIAIPLLIALLPYLNQLTQASINIHFLHDYTVWIALAGIVLVTGLAAGSYPAFYLSAFQAVKVLKGNFSNHISAAGVRRSLVVFQFVVSIIMITGIIVIYSQLQYISSKDLGFNKSQQLLFRFPTNEAKDQSEAFAQAVRELPEVKAQSRMTAIPGQFEYNNWGVYLSGGDVAHSIHQLNITADEHFISTFGIKLLSGANFHPGDSGKALINATLARQLGLNIADAPGTRLFTSIGETLEIAGVIQDFNLQSLRENVKPFMLLYARNPQRTGTLMVNVHSTDYPRLLGKMEGLWQQHMKGYPFVYAFMDEQLQRLYQSEETLSRIINAFALIAIFISCLGLFGLAAFNAEQRAKEISIRKVMGASVSGIIQLLSKDFLKLVLASFCLAAPVAWWAMDRWLNQFAYRVDISWWMFATAGLLALIITLATVSLQAMKAAVNSPLKSLRSE from the coding sequence ATGATCAAGAGTTATTTCCTTTCCTCGTTCCGCTTCCTGCGTAAAAACAAACTTTTTACGGGGATCAATGTGTTTGGACTGGCTATCGGAACGCTGTGCTGCCTGTACATTTTGTGCTACGTAACCGGGCATCTGCGGTACGATCGGCACCATGCGGAGGCGGACGGTATCTATCGCGTAACTACGTCCATAAAGCTCCCCAGTTCCTCCAGGGATATGGCCACTGCCTCCCCTCCCATTGCTGCCGCCATGAAGCAGGACTTCGGCGAGGTGAAACAATATACCCGCGTTATCCCCACCCTGGGTGTAAACCAGCACCTGCTGCGTTACCAGGGTAATACGTATTACGAGCCGCAGGCGCTGCTCACAGACTCTACGTTCTTTGACGTTTTCAGCTACCACTTCGTGTACGGCAATCCCAAAACGGTATTTAAGGAACCTTACACCATGGTGCTCCGCAAGGATGTGGCGGAAAAGCTATTTGGCGACAAAGACCCGGTGGGCCAGCTCGTTGAACTGGACAACGCCTGGGAAAAACGCCCCTTAAAAGTGACGGGTGTATTTGATGAAAGCCTGGGCGCCTCACACCTGGAGGCGGGTATGTTCATCTGCATTAATGGTTATAGTGAAGACATCGGCAACAATAAGACCTGGAGCGGGAACAACTATACACATACTTATGTGAAACTACATCCGCAGGCAAATGCAGCAGCACTGGAACGTAAGCTGCCCGCCTTTCTCGAACGGCATGGCGGTGAGGAGATGAAGCGGGGCGGCGTTAGTAAAGTATTACACCTGCAACCGCTGACGGAAATACATACGACAGCCGGGCTGGCCGCCGACACCGGCAAACCCGTGAGCCGCACGTTCCTGTACATCCTGGTGCTGATCGCCGTGCTGATACAAGTCATCGCCTGCATTAATTTCATGAACCTGTCTACCGCGCGGGCGGCAAAACGGGCAAGGGAAGTAGGTGTGAGAAAGGTGATCGGTGCGGGTAAATTCAGTCTCATCGCACAGTTCCTGGGAGAATCGTTCCTGCTGTCATTGATCAGCGTGCTGATCGCCATTCCACTGCTGATTGCGCTGCTGCCCTACCTCAACCAGTTGACACAGGCGAGCATCAATATCCATTTCCTGCATGACTATACGGTTTGGATAGCGCTCGCCGGCATCGTACTCGTAACGGGGCTTGCGGCTGGCAGTTACCCGGCGTTTTACCTGTCGGCCTTCCAGGCGGTGAAGGTATTGAAAGGCAACTTTTCCAATCACATATCGGCGGCCGGTGTGCGGCGTTCTTTGGTGGTATTCCAGTTCGTGGTATCCATCATCATGATCACTGGAATTATCGTGATCTACAGCCAGCTTCAATATATCAGCAGTAAAGACCTTGGCTTCAACAAAAGCCAGCAATTGCTTTTCCGCTTCCCTACCAATGAGGCGAAAGATCAGTCGGAAGCCTTTGCACAGGCAGTACGGGAGTTGCCGGAAGTTAAAGCCCAGAGCCGGATGACCGCCATCCCCGGGCAGTTCGAGTATAACAACTGGGGCGTGTATCTTTCCGGCGGCGATGTAGCGCATTCCATCCACCAGCTGAACATCACTGCGGACGAGCATTTCATCAGCACCTTCGGTATAAAATTGCTGAGCGGCGCTAACTTTCACCCCGGCGACTCGGGCAAGGCGCTGATCAATGCAACGTTGGCGCGGCAGCTAGGACTTAACATCGCCGACGCACCCGGCACACGATTGTTCACCAGTATCGGTGAAACGCTGGAGATCGCGGGCGTTATACAAGACTTTAACCTGCAATCGCTGCGCGAGAACGTAAAACCGTTTATGCTGTTATACGCCCGCAACCCGCAACGTACAGGCACCTTGATGGTGAATGTACACAGCACCGACTATCCCCGGCTGCTGGGTAAAATGGAAGGGTTATGGCAACAGCACATGAAAGGCTATCCGTTTGTGTATGCGTTTATGGACGAGCAGCTGCAGCGTCTTTACCAAAGTGAAGAAACGCTTTCCCGCATCATCAACGCCTTCGCCCTGATCGCGATTTTTATTTCCTGCCTGGGACTTTTTGGATTGGCGGCGTTCAATGCCGAGCAACGGGCCAAGGAGATCAGCATCCGTAAAGTGATGGGCGCCAGTGTGAGCGGTATCATACAATTGCTGTCGAAAGACTTCCTAAAACTCGTACTAGCCTCGTTCTGCCTGGCAGCACCTGTAGCCTGGTGGGCCATGGACCGTTGGCTGAACCAGTTCGCCTACCGCGTGGATATCAGCTGGTGGATGTTCGCCACGGCGGGCCTGCTCGCCCTTATCATCACCCTGGCCACGGTAAGCCTGCAAGCCATGAAAGCCGCGGTGAACAGTCCGTTAAAGAGTTTACGAAGCGAGTAA
- a CDS encoding NAD(P)/FAD-dependent oxidoreductase, which produces MIHTDICIIGAGPAGATAALQLAYSGVSCTVVDKAVFPRDKVCGDGLSGKVLTLLNRIDPAIGARLLAAQFKLDSFGVNFVAANRIGIDIPYAANYQKKPGEPRGFVCKRMDFDNFLVDELKRCPHVQLLEGVDINRHELQADGYLLSDAKNNTQIKAKLVIVANGAHSTFTKEVAGIHMEPEHYVAGIRAYYKNISGLHADNFIELHFLKDMLPGYFWIFPLPNGEANVGVGMLSKSIRQKKANLKKMLLDTVNNDPEMKERFKHAELIGSIDGYGLPLGSKKRPLSGERYMLTGDAGYLIDPFTGEGIGNALYTGRMAAQQAIKSLEADDYSAAFMQAYDENVYRVLGPELTMSTKLQKLIKYPFILNMLMKMARRNKELRTLLTSMFHEVDIRKKLAQPTFYLRLLFGGK; this is translated from the coding sequence ATGATCCACACAGATATCTGCATCATCGGTGCAGGCCCCGCAGGCGCTACCGCCGCTCTCCAACTCGCTTACAGCGGCGTGTCATGCACTGTCGTAGACAAAGCTGTTTTTCCCCGTGACAAGGTTTGTGGCGATGGGCTGAGTGGCAAAGTACTCACACTCCTCAACCGCATCGATCCTGCGATTGGCGCCAGATTGCTGGCGGCGCAGTTTAAACTCGACAGCTTCGGGGTCAACTTTGTAGCAGCCAACCGCATCGGCATCGATATTCCTTACGCAGCCAATTACCAGAAGAAACCGGGCGAGCCGCGAGGTTTCGTGTGCAAACGGATGGACTTCGACAATTTCCTGGTCGATGAACTGAAACGCTGTCCGCACGTGCAGTTGCTCGAAGGGGTTGATATTAACCGTCATGAATTACAGGCAGATGGTTACCTGTTAAGCGACGCCAAAAACAATACGCAGATCAAAGCGAAACTGGTGATCGTGGCGAATGGCGCGCATTCTACCTTCACAAAAGAGGTGGCCGGCATTCATATGGAGCCGGAACATTATGTGGCGGGCATTCGCGCATATTATAAAAACATCAGCGGACTGCATGCCGATAACTTCATTGAACTACACTTCCTGAAAGATATGCTGCCAGGCTACTTCTGGATTTTCCCGTTGCCCAACGGCGAGGCGAATGTAGGCGTAGGTATGCTCAGTAAATCCATCCGGCAAAAGAAAGCGAATCTCAAAAAGATGCTGCTCGATACGGTGAACAACGATCCTGAAATGAAGGAGCGGTTTAAACATGCAGAATTGATCGGCTCCATCGATGGTTACGGTTTGCCATTGGGCAGTAAAAAACGTCCGCTTTCCGGCGAACGGTATATGCTTACCGGCGACGCGGGGTACCTCATCGATCCTTTTACGGGAGAAGGGATCGGGAATGCGCTATATACCGGTCGCATGGCAGCGCAGCAGGCGATTAAATCACTGGAAGCAGATGACTATTCGGCGGCGTTCATGCAGGCGTATGATGAAAACGTGTACCGCGTTTTAGGTCCCGAGCTGACGATGAGTACGAAATTGCAAAAGCTGATCAAATACCCGTTCATCCTGAATATGCTGATGAAAATGGCGCGTCGTAACAAAGAGTTGCGTACGTTGCTGACAAGCATGTTCCATGAGGTGGATATTCGCAAGAAGTTGGCCCAGCCTACGTTTTATCTTCGCTTATTGTTTGGTGGAAAATAA